The Quercus lobata isolate SW786 chromosome 4, ValleyOak3.0 Primary Assembly, whole genome shotgun sequence genome segment gaaattgaagaaaatcaaGTGGATGTGCAGCCGCTAAATTTATTCTCCCtcataaaaaattgtgtaattaGCAATAAATTTTTGGGGTAATTACATAATAACATAAATTTAAATACGTTGCATTTGGTGTTtatctaattattaaaaaataattcattcatAAGTTGAATTTTCAacctgaagaaaaaaaaatagaaaacgagttgtttattaaaaaatatgtatattaataaaaagtaaatgacaaagtttagcaaaaaattttgttatagtTTAAAACTACAACTctatctaatatttttttattggctgtgaaatttgacaaatctactgttagaatacattttcttcttatattctccatgtacgctaaattttcaaaaaatcaaatatcaatagttatattattaatcaaatatttaaattttaagtttttgtaatctaaaattatacttaaaaaataagtttattgatcgaataataaataaaatcttattaaaattttgcaggtgctttaataacataaaaaacatgtaatccatcaattaaatttttaaagtatgtaactattttaattttttatgtttaatttataGACTTAGGCTATTACTAAGTTTGTAACCAAGCTTTATTCAAAAgtaaatataatgaatatgcTATCGTATTGTAGGCTTTTTAAGGTTAAgattttcatttaatatatacatgaatgaattttaatattttatattggcCTTAACTTTTAATTACTGTGTTTATGTTCAAGCGCAAGTACATATATGGTTATAAATTTTGCCTCTTAAAGTTCAATCTTGGCTTTGCTACTGTTTCCTTGCATATGTAATTATCTCTGGTTTGTGACTAggaaacaaaataacataatctttgtttttctttagtttataaCTTGAAAGCTAGTCATGTGATtaccactttttattttatgagaacaatgtaattattattataatttttttttttttttgggagaaaaagaacaatgtaattatgaataataaatttaataaagatgtatttttttgggtttcttgattTTTCCCATAACTAATCAAGTCGCAATTCTATCATAAATCAGTCAATCTAAGGGGATAAACATCGTCACATGGGCCTCTATTCCCTCAAGGGTATATATACTAGAATATTGCTAGTCCCGTCGGATCACGGTTCTTACATTAGCCTACATGTAGGATGTTAATGTGGAAGTACAAATCAAGCCTGTTATATTGATTCAGTTTATTTAAGCTTGTCATTTGGTTGAGTATATCTCTACCATTTACTTATCTCCATATCTTGATGTACTTTTGGATTTTCTAATTCTCTTTCCCTCGTTTTCTACCCGCATGATATGCAAAGCTCACATTTGAGCCCACAGGTGACAGTGAAAGCTAAAGCATATGCCTCGAGGCAAGAAGTATAGGTTAAgtatacaaatttatttattgtgttcATGTTGAACTTGTGGGACTCTCTTATCATTAGTTATTAATAAAGTAAACGTGTACAATCATGAAGTACGAAATTCAATTTCATGTAAATATTGCATATGATATCATCCATTGGTGCTACTCTTGCACTCATTTCTAACTCTATATGGGAGTAATGGAAGTACTCTTTGAACAAATGAGTATTTATGATACCTTTGATTGTGAAATAAAAAGACAATAAGGGTGCCAATTTAACAGAACAGCTTATCTCTCATATAGTAAAAGTGTCCACAAATAGAAAGTTGACAGCACCGCGTAAGTCTCTTTTGGCAAAGGGCATATATAGTCGGTGACTTTTGTTATCTCAtataccttttatttttctgctggTCTAGAAATATGACCATCCATACTTTTCCACTAGAGAAACCAAACCATTGCTTGAAACATACGCACCTATATTTTTCAGCTATATTATCATGTGTTAGATTTCTTCTTCACTCTCATATGTATTCCATAGGAGCTGATGTTCTCTCCAAAGAAGCCAACAATGAATTCAACACATGATAGGCAAATTTGTGTTCAAGGAGACACTGGGCTTGTTCTTACCACTGATCCAAAGCCTCGTCTCAGATGGACTGCTGAGCTTCATGAGCGATTTGTCGATGCTGTTACTCAGCTTGGAGGACCAGATAGTACTTAACCTTTTTCCACTTTGTCCACAACCATTTTCTCATGCTAACAAACAGAACTAGTAGCAGTTTAtcaatattgtttattttttattttcaatttgcttTCTCTCATCATTTTAACATTGTGCTTTATGTGTTCTTTCCCTCTTCTCTATCTGGATCTACAGAGGCCACACCAAAGACCATCATGAAAGTTATGGGTGTCAAGGGTCTCACACTTTACCACCTGAAGAGCCATCTTCAGGTACTCTATTAATATAAGTTATacatcttttgtttttatttctccTCTATATGTAGTTTTCCATGTCAAGGTCTTTAATTTAGCTCATCCTCCAATTTCAATTAAATAGAAATTCAGGCTTGGGAAGCAGCCACATAAGGATCTTAATGATCAGGCAGTTAGGGATGGTGAGAACgattttcctcttttattttttgttgttgtaattttttccccctttattTTGTTCCAACTATTTCTTCAGGATAGACTACCAAGTAAGTTCctatttttggataaaatttctTTGGCAGCTTCAGCATCAGAATTTCAGAGGGATGGTGCTGCTACATCCAGGATAATGGGTCACCACTTCAATGAGTATATGTGACTAACTTAATCTGTTCATCTTTTATCTCTGCTTGTATCCTTGGTTCTGCTATTCtttcatttgaattttaaagTGGTTTTAATTAGTGTGAATTGATGAGACCTTGcccattcatttttttttttttccatttataagATAACCACCTTCCATTGTTCCCATGATCTTACCTTTGTTTTCTAGATGTTTTTGTTCGTTCATGCTAGTTTCAATAACTTCCCAATGcattgataatttgtattttaacaaAGGTAAATACTCTCTCACACTGTTGTTTACACACCCTTACACATAATAACCACAATTGTATGCGTTGATGTACACATTCTATAATGTAAAAAGGTATGTtaacatttaaaatgttaaaagtgTAAGGGTACAAAAGATAAGaaataagttgtgaaaaagaATCATTATCCGTTTTATTATACTTTAAAAGTACTTTATACTTTAAAAGTACTTTATCTTTATATGATCTTTGTCTAAAATGGTGCTTGCTTCTACAATTTTCATTATACTTCTGATTATATGATGTTATTATGTTGACAATGAATGATGCACAAGTCTCAGTTTTAGACCTTGCAAGTTGAAGAATAGAAATCCTCAACAAATTTGGGTGCTCCATATTCTATGTTTCATCAATCACTACTTGTCAtgagtttgatttttcttttcttttttcctttttctatatTAAATACAGATTAtttaaaaggaaagataaaAATATGTGGCAAGTTTTGATGTGTAGAGCACAAAATAggacatgatttttattctcaACTTGGATACTTCAATTAACAATTCCACGTCCCAACTTAATGGAAGTTTTGGAAAGCATTGACTTTTTAGAAAGGTTTAATTAGACTGATTAGTGGGTTTAATTAAACCAATTAGTGGAAAAATTACTTAATCTTAAATGGATGGAACTCacacatattttaattttaaacatgTGACAATATGCATCTAAGGTCACAACAATAAAGTTGGGCCACATATATTACAATATTAATGATAACCAAGTTTTAATCCCACAATATTGGTGTTGATtatgaattatcaaaaaactaGTTAATTAAgattaatcatatatatttctttttcatcGTTGTATTTTATCTGAAATCATTACTTTGTTATTTGACTACTATTAatattaatctttctttttactttcttttttcattccaTCAACTTAATCAACATATTCTTTCTCAGTGTTGCATCTTTAGCCCCCTTGCACAAAAATCTCAAACTACTATCCttcatatttttatcaataGGAGTTACCTCTATCTTTTAGCAAATTTTCTCAGTTCGAATTAGgattctttatatttctttattcaaATTACTAATACAAATCTAAAAGTGTATCTAGCGTCacgtcattaaaaaaaatatttaaatcatGTAACACTTTGTACACTCTCATTTCAAATCTCatatttctttgtattttcaCTTACCTATTTTTATATTCACATTTCAACTATATTGATTTTAGTCGACTATGGCTGAgttttatttatgaatgtatTACTTCTTAACATTTATTACCATGGAGCATAACTGGACTTATCGCAATTTTATATGATACAGTGGATTTTAAATATTCTTGCAGAAACATACACCATACTGAAGCGCTTAGAACACAAATGGAAGTACGAAGGAGATTGAATGAGCAGCTAGAGGTAATACAAAacgaaaagaaaatatttaaaaccaACTCATTTTATAGCACAGTTTCCATTAGCTCTGAAGATCAAAGAgaattattctatatttttaggCCCATTACATATATGTGTTGTGGAAAAAGGTACAGAAACACCTCCAGATGAGGATTGATGCACAGGGAAAATATATGGAAACAATACTGGACAAAGCTTGCCGAACACTTGCTGGGGAAAATGTGAACAGCCAAGGTTATAAGTTTGTTGGTTATCAAGGAATTGATGAGATTGGCAATATGAGAGATTTGGGTTTCTCATTGAACTTGCCACCAATAGAAGATTTGCACGTAAATGAAGACAACTCTCATTGTGGATTTCAGATACAAGAAACTGGAGTTGCAGTAGAACGTCTTCACTTGGAAGATGATGCTTTAAAATTAGGTGGTCAGCTTCAAATGGTTTTGACTAATGATGACAGCCCAATTATGAATTTCATGCCCAGAAGCTCACAATAACAATGTTCATACAATTCGCCACTCAATTTATGAGGGAAAAGCAACATAAAATAGTACTTTAAAGCTCTAAAGCCTCTTGCAGTACATGCATCTTGCCACTTTTATTATACCAATGTAGCTTTTTGTGTATCATATTAGTTCCTAGAGGCTATGCTTACAGCTTCCTAATTGAGAAATTTGCTAAACGGGGGACCTTTGACCATTTATTAATATATCCCATCGTTTACTAATTCATGTACACACATTTATAAGCATTCGGGTTTGGGTTTCTTTCAAGTATGCAATGAGATGATATGAAGTAGGTTAGAAATCTGCAGGTGGTGGAAATACTGTAAGTTGAAATTGGTcttatcttttatgtacttCCTTTTATTATATGATAGCTTCATTCATATTCAAAAGCCATATAGAAACATGGGAAAGATACGAATGTCATACGGCAGCCCTTAAATTTTTGTGACTGGATACTTCATCTTTTTCTCATAGATTAGTCAGATCTTAATTCTAAGTCTTGTAATCAACTGCATGACatattaaatataaacataacatgaaataataataaagatatttatttattatgttaatGAAGAGATATCAGATACTGGTCACGTTTGTTATCAGGTCTATAATgtctttataataaaattgatagtaactttaatttgtttttctatttcGGAATGCTTcccttccaaaaataaaagaataaaaaataactagaaAGAGGTAATAATGCTGTCATAGTTCAATATCTTAGTCAATGCTCAACTGATTTAGAACCAATTCATTGCTGATCGAATGGGAAAACATTGACCATATGATTGGAGTTCAATGCCACAAAGTTAAAAACCAAATCATTGGTGATCGATTGCAAAAATAATTCTATAGTCCCAACAGGTAGCCAGCCTCTTTTCGGCAGAATCAGCTCCCAAGCTAAATTATCTTATACTCAAAATGGCTAAAGACATTGAGGGTCCTCCATTTTCAGAGGAGGCTGCTAACCATGAATTAAGTAATTACTATAAAAGTATATCCATACATGTAAGGAGATATTGTGTAGATAACTgtaattttctccttttctttaaTAAAGACTAGTGTAAGGAAACAAATTTACAAGTATTCCTCGGCATGTGGGTTCTCAAGTAGGACCTGTACAATGATGAGAACTTACTttgatgaggaaaaaaaaaaaaaaaaaaacgaatgcttttcttattctctctctACCTACTTTAGCTAGATAACAAAATTTTGTGAAGAAAAGTTGGTGCACAGCAGATATCTTTATTGGTTGCCGAGAAGATGGATGAGACACGGGAAGGAAAGAAAGCATTTCCCGATAAAAGTGAATATATTATAAGAAATTGCATGAGAGCGAAAAAGGAAGAAGCTTCCAATCTTATGTGGGCCAAGCATGGCCCAGAGGCTACAGCAGGAAAACCTTTCATCCCCACTACTGCTTTTGTTAATCAGTGTCCATGAAGCATTAAGCTATCATAAGACAGAGGCTCGTTTTATATATATTCGACTTAGCAgctcaattaaaatatataatttccaATAATGGGACATCTGATTCTCATTCGGTTACAAATACtaataattttgagtttttttttttttttttgaaatattccACCAACAAATCCAATTAAATGCGTGTGTGAGAatcctttgttttttattatgatGTGTGAAAAAATTAGTTATTGGTACCCACTTAGGttttgactttgactttttcgGTTTTTAGTAGATTAATTAgctttttaaagatatttgGACTCTATCTTTGATAGTGTTTTTTCATGGTTCAAACCCTACTTAATTAGTTAAAGTAGCTACGTTGAGTCTGTTATTATGGATTGGCAAACTGTGAACAAAACGTGTCAAATGTAAGTCTTATAACTGTAGTTCAAGTCAAACTAGAAGTCAAGACTAAAGTCCAAGACCAATCAAGGAAGACTGAAGTTTTTGAATTCTCGACAACTCCTTCAATTGATCGAGAATTATAATGGTTTGATCGACCAAGcttaaatttaaattgattGAGAATCAtgccaattttttgttttgaagctCATTCAACTATCCAAGCTAGGGCTTTTGTGCCACTAAAGGAAGACTATAAAGGAATACTCAAAGAATGTGAGAAAATACTTTTAGAGAGCTGTGCTTTTACATATAGGGTTGTTTGAAACCAATAATCCGGAAATCACGATCAAAGGAACTAAAGATCCAATGATTCTAAAGTTGTTGCCCTATTCAGAAGAACAAGAAATTTGAACCAAACCTTCAATTGGGTACTTAAAGTGAAGAACTAGAGTTTCACCTGCTACAAGAGTTTACAATTAAAGAGATCGTGGATTTGGAGCTGTGTTTTGTACCATCAATAAATACTACTAGGTTGTAGATAACTAAAATAGAGTTGTTCAGTTTgtaaaaactttattaattcaattagtGGATTCGTTTTTGCTCCTGGGATCTGTAAGTTAAGCCCTTGtagtggggtttttttttaatttttttattccattggTTCTTTCCTACGTCACCATAATGTTAATCTCTTTATTTCTgttattgtatatatatttgcacAATACTAGTGATGTGTGTTGTTCAATTTAACCTAAGTTGGATCATAATTGAACTAATTAATCACTTTGGCTTAAAGTTGATTAACATCCATATCTGGGGTTTAAACATTCTAAAAAGCCATATTATCcaattaaataaatacaattattttaaattaaattaaaaagataaatttatcTACATGGAATAATTGTGTTTACATACGAACATAATTAGAATTAGTCAACCAAGAAGAGTCAATCTGtcaactaaaatttaattaatctttTTACGGAAATTTAAGATAATTCTATGAATGCACGCCTATGGTAAGATCATGCATCACCAATCAAATTTAAGCATTAATGAAACAATGATCTGAAAACTATTTTGAACACAAACATAGACCAATTTGTTGAAATTGTAATAAAAccattaggaacatatgtcaatttagAACTGgttaatcatttgacaaaatgcactttacttgtaatttggtaaatctaagatgtgtttaatacttcaaggaacaagctTCCAAGTTctagtgttaaaaccatgcaaatctatccaagaaacaaataaagaagtgctggattttaaaactttacagctagtatctatcgagatttaaaaagcTGCTAAAACCCGATACTCggcagctagctcgatagataccctatctgtcgaggtttatggaattcaatttttcaaaactgattttcatccaatacgttgtatatgtttgggcttttttttctcacaaccctaaacatatataaggattattttaagggccgtaaaagaGCGTGCAAGAgtgaagcaaagttttgttcatgcaaattgtgactagaGATAAAATTTGTCCTAattcatctttttcttgaagaaactgctgtgtttgtacaccttagggttttgtgaccaagaagTTTCGTGATCTttatcgtgtgatgaactaaagaattttgcaaccaacatctttctcaagttggtgattaagtcgcgtactgagATCCGCACATCTATTgtttagtcacgtactgggagtcgtgcattgaaaaggagagattatcactacaaaacaagtctaattgggtattggggtaagagttcaactgtaggttggtataaggtactgggattcctttacttgtaatcgcttgttgtgataatagtgaattctcgagagtggtgaccttaatatcacccggtggggtttttgccgtgtaggttttccccattcgtaaacaaatcatcatgttaatttaatttccgttgcatttagtaaattggtgatttatttgtgctaccacacgttttgcatgttaattgaattaactaattaatttagctaaatcaattggttaatttatcacaaagggtcaatacattcttggcctattaagtggtatcagagtagacacactctgattaggatTTAAtatttgctgtgtgatccattgacccctattttTCATGGACAAAgaacagtctcttattatacctcatttatttgatgagactaactatgcatattggaaattacgcatgagagctttcttgtagtcactagatgaaaaggtgtggtaagctgtggagataggctagaCTAAGCCTATGGAAGGGCCGGCTGACTGGGATGATGttaagatcaaggcggcaaacttcaacagcaagGCATTGAATACGTTATTCAATGCAGTCATGAATGAGAAATTCAAGAAGATTtcctctactgaaactgctatggaagcatggaccattctcagacaacctatgaaggaaccaaggctgtcaaggattcaaaactttaGAGGCTTACTatgagctttgaagagattaagatggaggaggatgagtcatttgataaGTTccatgccaagctcaaggacatagtgaactgaGCTTTTAATCTTGTGGATACCATTTCTGGACCGAAGATTGTTAGAAATGTGCTTAGATCTCTActcgagagatttcatgccaagatcaccgcaATTGAGAAATcgaaggatattgacaaaattcctttgacaaaacTAGTTGGCAATCTATAAACCTATGAGTTGGGGTTGACAAGGATAAGAAAATCAAGCAAGagtaagagcatggcattgaagacCAAGAGTAGTAacactgatgagtcttcagatgatgaagattctaagatgaaatcctatatcacgagacagttcaagaagtttatgaaaatTGTCAACGCGAAAGGATTTGACAACGACCGAATGCAATCTAGTTCTTCGTAGTTtaagagccaagacaaagggatgaaggatgctagggatagCAGTCAGCACACTGTTCCCTCAAGACCTAAGTGCTTTGAGTGTCAGGGCTTCAGTTACATAAAACAATAATGCCCCACGTATCTCAAGActattgggaagagcaaggcacttgctgctacacTGAGCGACACTGTGCCTGAAGATGATTttgataatgaggatgatggaattcTAAATACCTTCACTGCAACTGTGAATCCTACTAAAgagattgttgaagatgtggatgaagaagaagaattggtggagtctaagtttgaaaagatggatgagcAAGATGACATCTATATAGCCTATGCAAATTTATACAAGGTCTCGGAAAAACATGAGAAATTGTATAGGTTGGCGACATGattgattttgagagcttaaaatgtggTTTGTATCTTAGGTTGTGTaacatgtttgattgcattcatgtctatgtttttctcttcttgaaaaactatttttaagcaatcttgaCAGCTGCTGGACACCTCTtgacagctaggctatctatcgagaccctTTAGCTGCTTTTTGTTGCattctcgacagcttctcaatGGCTacttcgatccatcgagaaactttCTGGATGCTCGATAGCtacctcgatccatcgagatccTTTAGCTGTGGACACCTCTTGACAAATTTTGGACAGCTCTTCGACAGATAAAACACGTGTTTTAATCCTTAATACCTTTCAACACCTCCcgatctatcaagaattatgtttttctatatattggATCCGCgtgatttttctcttcttttcttcgatctctctcgatagattctttcttttctcactccAAAACTCCTCAAACTCAaccttttcacattcctcactTGATCTTTAGCCCAAATCAAGTTTTCTTCATCTGGAATGATCTTATTTCTCTCTTgtatcatgcatttcattctttttgacctaagttttgggtttttgaaaagtttttggaatttttcaaaattaatgaggattttgcaaaaattttgggttggatgttgcttaaatgagttttaaaacatcatgcattgcattacatttgcattataacaatgtatCATGCTTTTTAGATGTGTGTGTACTTTATTGCAATGATGTGTGCTGTTAGTTTTGGATTGAGCTGAGCCTATGATGTATTTAAGTTTGCATGTCATATGtttatgcatttttcatgcatacgtaccttcaaattcttatattattatatattttcttgttggTGCTTCTttgattgtctctctctctctccctttctctctctttcttgcgcTAGTCTACTCTATGGAACCCAAACGCAAATCCACTCCATcccagaaccctcttcgttctagGGCATCCACTTCTTCTTCTAACCCTACACCTTCTCATATACAGTTCCGTGATGATAAAGCCCGAAAGGACTTTTCGAAGAACTTTTTtcgacgaggcattcattcggaatgccAAGTCAACTTATCAGATTTTTCCGATACTAACCTACCCACTATCATTCACAAAAGGGGTTGGGGGTCACTATGTGACATCCCAGTCACTTATCCCTCGGTAATCATacaagagttttactccaatatgcatgaAATCAACACTTCTGTACCTTATTTCTTCTCTCGCGTTTGAGATACGCGCATAGTAGTTACTCCGGATATTGTAGCCGAGGTACTACATGTTCctagggtagcgcatcctgactaccctagTTGTACTTGTTTatggactgtgtccaaagacgaactctcgtctctcttttgtgagacaccttcatctTGGGGTGACCGTCAAAACACCCCATGCTTGGACTTTGCAAAAGGTTCGAGATTCctaaacatggtgatgacatttattCTTCACCCTTTGtttcactataactccattataGAGCCTCGTGCTCCATTTTTCTGTCTCCTTTCCCGAGTCTCCTCACTTCACAGTGATGTGTGCCATAGATGCAGTTACCATTCGATGGAGTGAGGCACAGCTCAGACCGAGGCGGCCCCGGACAAAGACGGCGACTCCTCCAGCTTCTACCGCTCCTTCATCTTCTGCTGGTGGAGTTACACctgaggccatcatggcacagctCCACATTCGCTCCTTCGTCTTCTGCGGATAGAGTTACACCtgaggccatcatggcataGCTTGTgcacatggatgctcaccttgacACTCTCAATGAtaagttgtgtcaggtgaacacctgTGTTGGTCGTATCGTACGACGACAAGCTATCATGGGTGGTTTCACTATTGCTTCTTCTCCATCTCCACCTGCTTCTGAGGATGAGAGTGACGATGGCTCCGGTAGTGATGAtgctgatgaggatgatggtgcTAGCTTgcctagtgatgatgagatgtctacttgatatacttacccaaaaaagggggagtagttttgatatgAGACTAGTCATACATAGGGGGAGGGttagcataggagatttttgtgatagggggagtgtatatgagggatgtagtgaggatttttgtatcatttcttttctttctattttagatacattatcttgtacattggtcttgtgaccattcaATAATAGCaaacattgtacttatctttaatatatatttgatgatgttgttatcacatttcacctatctctccatgtgttgtttcttttctctctttatacacatgcttcttatttaatgtatgcaatcttatatgtctgtttcacactaagatttcttgataagttttgtttaaagtatttcaaaaatacagcttgtcaaagtcttcttgccataaaatcttttcttgcaaattttttcaagagtttatattaagatagattttattgtaatttaacaagtgagtatgagttgagtgatttatgacttctctcatatgttcacttgtttgttgtggttttgtcacggattgcgaaagagggagattgttaggacatatgtgatttgatgttaggaacatatgtcaatttagaattggctaatttttcgacaaaacgcactttacttgtaattgggtaaatccaggatgtgtttaatacttcaaggaacaagctTTCAAGTTCtagtgttaaagccatgaaaatctgtccaagaaacaggTAAAGAAGTGatggattttaaaactcaacagctagtatctatcgaggtttaaaaagctgctgaagcccgatgctcaacagctagcttgatagataccctatctgtcaaggtttatggaattcagtttttcagagctgattttcatccaatctgtgtgtatatgtttggactttcttttctcacaactctaaacatatataaggattattttaaaggccgtaaAAGGGCGCACAAGTGTGAaacaaagttttgttcatgcaaattgtgatcgaagatagaatttgccctagttcatctttctctcgaagaagctgctgtgtttgtacaccttagggttttatgaccaaggagtttcgtgatcttcatcgtgcgatgaactaaagaactttgtagccaacatctttctcaagttggtgattaagtcgcatactgggatccgcacatcTATTGccagtcacgtactaggagtcg includes the following:
- the LOC115983834 gene encoding myb family transcription factor APL-like isoform X2, producing MFSPKKPTMNSTHDRQICVQGDTGLVLTTDPKPRLRWTAELHERFVDAVTQLGGPDKATPKTIMKVMGVKGLTLYHLKSHLQKFRLGKQPHKDLNDQAVRDASASEFQRDGAATSRIMGHHFNENIHHTEALRTQMEVRRRLNEQLEAHYIYVLWKKVQKHLQMRIDAQGKYMETILDKACRTLAGENVNSQGYKFVGYQGIDEIGNMRDLGFSLNLPPIEDLHVNEDNSHCGFQIQETGVAVERLHLEDDALKLGGQLQMVLTNDDSPIMNFMPRSSQ
- the LOC115983834 gene encoding myb family transcription factor APL-like isoform X5, with protein sequence MFSPKKPTMNSTHDRQICVQGDTGLVLTTDPKPRLRWTAELHERFVDAVTQLGGPDKATPKTIMKVMGVKGLTLYHLKSHLQKFRLGKQPHKDLNDQAVRDASASEFQRDGAATSRIMGHHFNEYINIHHTEALRTQMEVRRRLNEQLEKHLQMRIDAQGKYMETILDKACRTLAGENVNSQGYKFVGYQGIDEIGNMRDLGFSLNLPPIEDLHVNEDNSHCGFQIQETGVAVERLHLEDDALKLGGQLQMVLTNDDSPIMNFMPRSSQ
- the LOC115983834 gene encoding myb family transcription factor APL-like isoform X4, with the translated sequence MFSPKKPTMNSTHDRQICVQGDTGLVLTTDPKPRLRWTAELHERFVDAVTQLGGPDKATPKTIMKVMGVKGLTLYHLKSHLQKFRLGKQPHKDLNDQAVRDASASEFQRDGAATSRIMGHHFNENIHHTEALRTQMEVRRRLNEQLEVQKHLQMRIDAQGKYMETILDKACRTLAGENVNSQGYKFVGYQGIDEIGNMRDLGFSLNLPPIEDLHVNEDNSHCGFQIQETGVAVERLHLEDDALKLGGQLQMVLTNDDSPIMNFMPRSSQ
- the LOC115983834 gene encoding myb family transcription factor APL-like isoform X6, translating into MFSPKKPTMNSTHDRQICVQGDTGLVLTTDPKPRLRWTAELHERFVDAVTQLGGPDKATPKTIMKVMGVKGLTLYHLKSHLQKFRLGKQPHKDLNDQAVRDASASEFQRDGAATSRIMGHHFNENIHHTEALRTQMEVRRRLNEQLEKHLQMRIDAQGKYMETILDKACRTLAGENVNSQGYKFVGYQGIDEIGNMRDLGFSLNLPPIEDLHVNEDNSHCGFQIQETGVAVERLHLEDDALKLGGQLQMVLTNDDSPIMNFMPRSSQ
- the LOC115983834 gene encoding myb family transcription factor APL-like isoform X3, whose amino-acid sequence is MFSPKKPTMNSTHDRQICVQGDTGLVLTTDPKPRLRWTAELHERFVDAVTQLGGPDKATPKTIMKVMGVKGLTLYHLKSHLQKFRLGKQPHKDLNDQAVRDASASEFQRDGAATSRIMGHHFNEYINIHHTEALRTQMEVRRRLNEQLEVQKHLQMRIDAQGKYMETILDKACRTLAGENVNSQGYKFVGYQGIDEIGNMRDLGFSLNLPPIEDLHVNEDNSHCGFQIQETGVAVERLHLEDDALKLGGQLQMVLTNDDSPIMNFMPRSSQ
- the LOC115983834 gene encoding myb family transcription factor APL-like isoform X1; the protein is MFSPKKPTMNSTHDRQICVQGDTGLVLTTDPKPRLRWTAELHERFVDAVTQLGGPDKATPKTIMKVMGVKGLTLYHLKSHLQKFRLGKQPHKDLNDQAVRDASASEFQRDGAATSRIMGHHFNEYINIHHTEALRTQMEVRRRLNEQLEAHYIYVLWKKVQKHLQMRIDAQGKYMETILDKACRTLAGENVNSQGYKFVGYQGIDEIGNMRDLGFSLNLPPIEDLHVNEDNSHCGFQIQETGVAVERLHLEDDALKLGGQLQMVLTNDDSPIMNFMPRSSQ